Genomic window (Calonectris borealis chromosome 18, bCalBor7.hap1.2, whole genome shotgun sequence):
TGTGCAGCACTGGGGATACAGAGAGTAGCTTTGGCCTGGCTGCTGTGAGCCTAGAAAGATGCCTAGACAGGTGCACAAACTCTTCAATGCCGGCCTGGTGACATCTCTCAGTGGAAAGAAGGAATGAATCCAGGAAAGTCCGTCTGGACAATAACCCTACGTCAGCCAAGTCAGCCTGTGGTGTCTCATGTGGGTCCTAGAAGTCAAGCTCTCCCAAGCTCTCCACACTTCTCAATGGGTACCTGGCCAACATAGTGCCACACGCCATGTGACGAGATGCTGTGAGCTTTCTCTCTTAACCCTTGGAGATACTGAGCAAGGCGTTATGGAAATGCACTCACTGATAGGTTGGTAATTGCCACTGCCAGCACAATACACTGCAGCTAGAAAGCAGGAGGCTGCTTGGATTGAGTGCTGTTCCTAAGCCTTGTAAAGTTTGTTGCGTGGGAATCCCCAGAGGgtaagagggagggagaagcaggggGGTGTTTGCCTGTAGCagtaatgaatatatttttagtGGAAGGGAAGGGACATCGCTAGTCGTGGGATAACAGCTGCGCAATTTCAAAATTCCTCTGACAAGACGTAGCCAATTCCAGGGCTGCAGGGTTTtgaggggtttgttttgttttttgtttttccaagcttCAAGTGCCTTCAGCCAATCTCTTGCTCCCTGAGTGTACTTTTCAAAGCACAGatgctgttttgctgttttgctgtGTTGACAAGGTCTGAGTGTGAGCAGTTCCTTGCTACCATCCATGCTGTGCCCTCAGCATCCCCTAAGCATTGAGCAGGATCCACTACTTGCTGGAGAAACCTTTTTATCTCTCAGAATCAGCTGAATCCCTCCCTCATTTCTGGAAggatttcagtgtattttgggTGCTGGTAATTGTGTGGTTAGCTCCCTCACCCACTCTCTCTTTCCTGATTTTGAAATGCAACTGAGGAGACTTAAGCCTGCCGGGTCTTGTGTGGAGCCAGGTTTTTTCCAAGGCCCATTAGCAGGGGTTTAAAGCACGTGCAGGATCTCCATTCTGTACTGTGCCTGGCAAAAgcagcctctctcctcccctgtCTTGACCTTGCATTGGGATAGGAACATGAATCTGTGGGAGTAACTATTTCATTGAGAGATGGAAAGATTTCTATGGCtacttggattattttttttttaacatttgtttgCTGAGAGAATTCTGGGAGAAGGAGCATTGGGTAAACACTGGGAGCCCAGCGCTACCGTTGTCCGATCACAGACACATGGGGTCAAGTACAGTGTGGGACCCACGCTGGACAATGTGGGAATCCGGTCACCTACTTTCCATGCTAAGcatgaaaaagggaaggaaattgCATTGAAATGTTAAACTGTTGCCCTGATTTACATTTTCAGAGAGAAGAACTGGTAGAGTCAGCTCAGGACTCACAGTAACCTGTGAGGCCTTGAGAACTGACCGATATTTCAAAGAAAGGTCCCTGGGTGTACTATCAGGTTCTTACCATGTTGCTTATTGTCTTGTTCAGCAGATCTTGGAGAATTTACTGCTAAGAGCACTGGCTTCAGCCAGGTATATCAATACCTCCACCACTGACGTCCCCTTTGGTGTGGGCAGTGCAGCCCACAGCACACCTGTAGTCAGAGCACTGTCCTCAGCTTAATTCCTCCTTTCTGAGAAAGACATGGGGTCGGCTTAGCCAAGCTGGTGAGGGAAACTGCTGACTTGTCTTAGTTACTTAAAGAaggctggtgctgctggcctTCTTGCAAGTGCCATTGTGGAGCAGAGTGAGGTGCTGTGCAAGGGAATGCCAGCCTGGCTTCTGCAACTCAGTCAGCAGAATTTCCCTGGAGCACACCTGAATGTGGACACAGGGCTGATGGCACTGTGCCTCTGAGTTCTTTTGCATTATTTGGCTTACAAATCTACTGCAAGACAGAGCTAGCAATTCTGTGCTACAAGGCTGCTCCTTTGTCAGAAAGGAGGAACTACCTCAGCCTTCAGCAAGAGAGCCACGGTGGTCTTCATCACCAAGGGTCAGAGCAGTGCTGTTGATTATCCAGGCTGCAAGATCTATGTGCATGACCAAGTGGGCTGGTGGAGTGAAGGATCACAGATGAAAACTGTATTAATTTCCCTGCTTTTCTGTCACCTATTCACTGCCtaaaagaaaggggagggaaataGGTGGCATACAATGTCATCATGGAGtccttgctgtgctgtgctgcatggGTTCTGCACGGCAGTTCAAAGGCCCATCTGAAGAAGCAGGTACCTTTGTTGCTGTCTTCTGGGCCATTGGGCCATTGGAAAGTTGCTTGGGTGTCAGGGGCTTGTTGAATGATACTGATGTAATTCCCATTTCCTCTGCTTTATAGGTACAATGGCTTGGTGACTGGCTCTCGAGCTAAAGGTATCATTGCCATCTGCTGGGTATTATCTTTCATCATCGGCTTGACACCAATGCTAGGGTGGCACAATCGCTCCCAGATCGAAGAGCTGGGTTCCAATAAGTCTTCTCCCATCAACTGCAGCAACAGTATGGTGGCATGTCTCTTTGAGGCTGTGGTCACCATGGAGTACATGGTCTACTACAACTTCTTTGCCTGTGTGCTCTTGCCCCTCCTCCTCATGTTTGGTATCTACTTGAAAATCTTCATGGCAGCCCGACGACAGCTGAAGCAGATGGAGAACAAGATGGTACACGGGGAACGTTCTCGCTCCACTTTGCAGAAGGAAGTCCATGCAGCTAAGTCTTTAGCCATCATTGTTGGGTTGTTTGCAGTCTGCTGGCTTCCACTACATATTATTAACTGCTTTACCCTTTTTTGCCCGAATTGTGCCCATGCTCCCCTCTGGCTGATGTATCTGGCTATTATCCTGTCTCATGCCAACTCGGTTGTAAATCCTCTAATTTATGCCTACCGAATCAGGGAGTTCCGATACACCTTCCGCAAAATCATCAGCCAGCATATCCTGGGCCGGAAGGAGCCGTTCAAGGCAGGAACAGCCAGCTCTAGGACTTCCACTCATGGTGGGGACGCAGAGAACGCCAGCATACGAATCAGTGAGTATGCATTAGAGGTATACACCAATGGAGAGATCCACAGGGAGTCTGAAAAGCAGGACTTAAACAAATGCAAAGCCAGCTTGGAATGGCACCAGAATGGAAATGCTCTGGACGTGGAGACAAATGGGCATCTCCCACATTCCTGCAAAAATGGGGTTCTCTCAGATGCATGCATGAATAGGGAGCTTCACAGTGAAGAGCTAATTGATGCCCAGGTGTCTTACTCAGATCTAGAAAGAGCAGCCTTCGCAGCAGCTGATGTTTCCTGATGAGACTTTCAAAGTCTTCCTggtagaattattttttctccattggTGACCTCTGCCGTGGCGAAAGGGaggttgggggggcagggggaaaggtgTGTATTCAGATTGCTGTGGAGGAAGGGGTCCCTACCCAGGACTGTTGGGAAGATCCTAAATACTAGACTGGAGAAAAGCCAAGAAACCACTGAAACGGACTGAGGAAGGAGGGACATGTTACCCATCAGTGACCTGTCACCAAGAGCAGTGCCGAGGTCAAAGATGGCATTCCAAGTTCAGCACTGGGAGACTCTGCTGATGCAGGGCATATCATGACATTATGCTGTACTGTGTATCTGTGGTTGTATGTTGGTTTTGCTGTCTTTACCGACAGAAATAAAAGCGTGGCTGGAAGTATTCACTGAACTGCAAAGAGTAACAGGGAGGGGCCTTTTAGTACTTTGGCCCTGCAACAAATGGAAGGGGGATAGCAACATCTATTGGTCAGGAAGGATGCCAGCAACtgcttggaaagggaaagaagttaCCTGATGGATACCTTCAACCATGGCATTTTGTCTTTCAGTTGATGTTTTTAAAGCTTATACTGCAACAGGTTGCTCGaatggtttttttcttgtcttgataAGGTTACtttatattaaattataaaaGATGGGCAAGAACTCATATCCATTCCCTGAGCACTCAATGTTCCAGAGGCACAAGGCAAATATAACCTTATAGCTCTCCACTTTGTTTAACAAGTAATGAAAATGGAGACTGTAATATGGATTTCCCTTAGCAAAAGGGCTGTTAGCAGGACTTGGTGCTGCAGATAGCAAACAAGCAGGCCAGGTTGTGGTCTGGTGTCACTGGGACAGTCGTGCCCCGAAGTGTTGTGAAGAGCTGTCAGGTGTGTGAGCTGTCTGTAGGCTGGTGGGCACTGTCTTCTTTTTCCCACTATCTCTGTGCTTGTGCTCCTGGACTCCTACAATGCAAATTCTTCCCATGGCCCTAAATGTGTGTGAGGGGAGCTAATTTTCCATATTTTGGTTGTTTTCATCCTCACTCAAAaggctgtgggatttttttcttctttgttggtGTAGGGAGGAACACACAACATACACCtaacacttattttttaaattccagtgagCTCTATTTAAACACCTTTTCTCCTGTGATTTCAGTTTTTTCCTGATATGCTTTACTGTGAAGCCTGATGTGTCCCTGTGGTGCAGAGGCCAACAGAACGGGGTCTGTCTGGTTAGAAGATGCTCCTACTTTGAGAAGCTGAAAGGCATCAATGGTAGAGGAGATCAGCTTAGAAACTGCAAGTAGTCTGTCTGTATAAAAGAACTGGCAAATCTGTGCTGCAGCAAGGGTATGCACTGATGTGGTTTGTTGCAGAGGTGTTTCACAGCAGTTTGATAATTTTCTGTATCACTTATCAAGCCTGGTAGCTCAAGGACAGCAGAATGCCACATCAGTTTGAATTCTGCCTAAAGATTGTCTGGTCTTTGTTTTCCAGACAAATAATCCATGTCCAATAGCACCAGCCTTCTGGAGAGATAAGCAGTAATGGTCCTACTGGAAAACTAAAAGTCTGGTAATTCCAGGGATCTGAAGCTTATTCCCTAGCTGAAAACATCAAGAGTATCATCCTCCAACCCTGGCTCATCCTCGTGTCTGTCCACTAATATTTCAGAAGCCaaataatctcattttcagaaaggaaaggggaaCTGGATTTTGATATTTGAGGAAGAGCCTGTTAGGTTTGTGTGTTCTTAttccatgtttattttaaatattgtgaactattaaaatgaaaagtcaGTTTTATTTGAGGAGAATTTTCTTTTTGCCAATCTCCCTACATGAAGGTGGGGAGTAGTTTATAATGCTGAACATGTTCAAGTATGTAACTGCTCCAGGCTAGCACAAAGCTTACTGTGAGACGGATAAAAAGATGGTTGGCCATCACAATCCTTAGCAGAAAGACAGGCAAGTTTGTAGAACAATAGACTTCACAGTTTAATTGAATTGCTGCTTTCTTGGCATGGCTCTTCCACGTAGTCTAACGTCAGAGGAGTGGATTATCACTCCAGCACCATTAAGAAACACTAAGCCATTTCCCTGTGACTGACGTCGTAGGTAGTTCCTCTGCAGGGTGACTTGGGATCTTGTTACTCTTGATCTTTCTGGATGGAATATTTCTGTAGGTTATTTGTGGGATGGTTCCTCTGACCTCCTGTAATAGTGGCAGAGGAACTCAGTTAGGAAAACGGGGGTCTGATCTCTTCAGGCCTCAGCTGGGAGCTGAAATGTTTCTAAGAATAACACAAGATTACATCCGGTATTCATGTCAATAACAATTAGGTCCACAAagaagcagagcagggaaggaagTGTGGGAAAATACCAGCATTGCTCATGTGCTGGAACACACGCGAGTGCAGAAGTGTCTCCTAGTGAGCTTTAGTTGCCATTGTAAAGGGATGTTTTATGCCACATTGCATCAGACTTTCAACAGCTGATGTGGGTTGGTTGCTTTCTATTGTTTCCTGAGCTTCTTCACACTCAATTATGACAGGCTCTTGCTTGGTTGCCACAAGAATCAAGTTGATCTATGTTGATGCAACAAACTTAGGATTGTCCCTCTGGAAAACTTCCCTGCCCAAACAGATCGCCATGTGAGCTTACTGAGTTTCCAGATGTCTTGAAATTaggttttctgttgctgtttgagATGCCCTCCAAGTGTGTCTAGTCCCTTTCAATATTAGTGATCCAGATTTGAAATTAAGAGGATGTGTGAAGGGGCTGGGGGATGTGTGCAGGAGGAAGTGCAGTGGGGGTAAGGAGGCAGCGTGTTTTATATAGAATTGGAAGTCTGGAGTCACAGGAAGGAAGGGATGGCAATTGCACCACATGCTGTGTGCCTTCTGGCAAACATATGTCTGAGATGGACATTCAGAAGATGTTTCCAAAGCAGTTGTTGGGGGGAGCATGAGCCTTTTGAACAGAATTTTTGACTCCTTATTTCTTGTTTCCTAGGGATCGTGATttcaaggctttctttttttaaaagaaaaaaagaatctttagGGTCCCGTCAATGAAGCGtgctctttccttctcctggcaGTGCTCTCACTCTTGAGAAAAGTACCTGTCTTCCAAACTGCATAGGGCAGGGATCATTAGAAAAGtgaaagttaaataattttttcctaaccTCTCCACTCATATCCCCATTTTCATTCCAGCTGGAGAATGTTTAGCTGTTGAAATATAGCTGTTATGGATAAACAAAGATGGTACCAAGACAAAGGGAAGAATGAGGTGATCAtcaggagaggctggagaagaCCTCCTTGGGAACCCAAGGTGCAGTGGGTCCAGAGAGTAAGAGCTGGGGTAAGAAGAGACTAATTTCATTGAACTGGAACATCTTACTAAAAATGGCTCAAGACCCACAGAGAGATGTGGTGCCTCATTTGGCATGAGGGCATTCCATGAATTTTACCATTCCCTGGAGACACTTAGGCTCCAGGGTTTATTTGCTTTATAGGATTTTGGAGAAAGTTAAGTTTGATCAGTTGCCAGGAGTGATTTTATCAAGAGTTCTTCTCGGGGCCCTCTCCTCAATAGGGCACTGCTTTTTGTTTGTGCAAATAAATGCACTAACAGCTTTATCCTGCAGAGTTTCTTTTGAATCAGTAATATTTCAAAGCTCTGTGCAAGCTTAAACTGCAGCTCTTGAACAGAGAAGCAATCTGGCATGATGGAACAGCTGGGGTTACTGTAGACAGAAAGGGTTTGCCACTGATCCCAGTTGGTGCTAGGAAGCTTATTGTGCAGATGGACTTGGGAGTTATATGGAGTAGTCTGAATCTTTGATCATTCTTTGAAAAGAGGCTCCAGGGGATGCTGGTGGAAAAGTCTCTAAGGTGTGGGAGCAGACGACTGGAAGGTTAGGGTTAGAAGGGAAATCTTGGTGGTGAAGGAAGATTTGTAGGGTAGGTGTTTGGGATGATTTCAGGGGAGCAAGAAtgtgctgggaggtgctggggattGCACAGATGGTCTCAGGGGAGCGGTGCTGGCACGAGACCAAGAGGAAGGACTCTGGAAAGGATGTGCATCTCCCAGGACGGCTCTCCGGGGGTCACCGCAGAGGGGCAACCTTGCCTGATGTGTGCGGAGGCTTGACTTCAAATGGTCTGTATGTGACTGAGGAAGAGATGGTTCTTATGGATTATCTCCTTCTCAGGTGCATTGTCTCATTTCATGAGCATGTCCAGGTGTAATAAAAGCCCTTCTGCTTCATGAACATGAGCACAACCTAAAAACAAATCAATCCAGCTATGTTCTGTGGGAAGGACAAGCATGCCGTAACAGTGCTGCCATGCATTTAAACTGCAGAATACTCTCTAGTGGTGTTTGCTAAATTTAGCTGCCTAATAGTTCTCTCCCAGTTTGTTTTGGGCATCAAACTGCACTGAGTCATACCAGAGAGTTTCTTCTTTCTAGCCCTGAGCTTTTGGGCTTCTTTACAGTAAAACAAGTCAAGAGTAACTAAAATCACACGAGTTCCTGAGAGGTGACTAACCCTGACAGACTGAGAATCCCCAAACTGGGGCAGTGTGGTGTGTAACTCCCTGTCTTATTTGTCTGCTGGGACTGTTCACACAAGTGTGTTGAAATCAAGACTGGAACCTGTTGGTCTGAGAACATCCTTTACTTCCCCTACTCTGTCTCAGGAGCTGGTGTTCCTGCCCCCCGTCCTGTGGAGCGGTTGTCTCTGTGGTCTGCAAGCCAAGACACTCTGAACACCCTGCTGCACACGCTGTCACTATAAAACAATTACTctattaatttaaatgttttatgaataTATTTGTTGTTTTCCCTCTGTTTGTCAGTTACcagtgggaggggagggaagggggtgggagAATCTGTGCATGCAAATGTATTTAAAGTGTGTTGACCAAAGTTTTTTTTTGAATCTGTGAAGTTTTCATATCTGTGAAGTCATCAGACTGCTGGGCAGTGAGGAGCCGCTGGTGCTGCTGAGTCTGTCTTGGTTACATTTCTtaataagcattaaaataataaaatatatttgtaaaagagAGTGTGAGTGCCTTTGTTCCAGGAAGATCCATCTGGCTGGCCCTTTTTTGTGCAAgtgttttcttattattttattagctttttccatAGATTGATCCTTCTGGAGAGCTCTCTCCCTGGCACTGCGTGTTCTTTTGCAGGAGATGTTAGCACAGACTAAGGTGACAGACCCAGACGGACTAGAAGACCTGCACATCTCTGATATCCTGGGATCTGTCATCTTGGCAGTAGGAGAAAATGTTTATAGCTGCATACTGAACACAAGGTAGAGCACTGTATTTGCCCAAACCACTGCAGTGTCAGGAACAATGTGTTACATAGCAGGACCTGAAGGGTCCATACCTGGACCATGAAACAACTTTGCCAGCTGTGTCTGGAGCATCCCAGCCTGCGGGCTCTCCTTCCACAGGGCCCTGCCAGTGCACCTCAAACCTCCTTGTAAGACCATCACAATTTCAGATCTCTGTCCTGTTCTGCCAATGCCACTCAGGCTGAGCTAGCCCCAGCCGGGTGTCAGCCAAATTAGTCTGGAGGTGAAGGCAATGAATCTAGATGCTACTGTGGTCTCTCTCAAGCCAATTCTGAGCAATGCTGACAGGATGAAGCAGGAATAATTTCCAGCTTTTTCCAGCTGGCAGCTATTAAATGTGTGTGTGAAGAGTTTAGTGAAAGTCTGTACAATCTAGGAGCATTTGGAATTGGGAAGTGATGAAATGAAAGTTCACCAGATAACCATCAGCCACTGGTCATTCCCTCTTTTGATTCACTTCGCAGCTGGGCTAGAGACCTCACTGGAGGCCCCAGTTTGTGGAGAGGTGCCGGCACTCTGGTGCTCTGTGGCCAGCTGTGCCTGAGCTGTTCAACCAACTGTGTAATTGAAAAGCTTTttgatttttccctcctttcacaAACACTGTGCGTTTTGTTCTGCAGCATCAAAGGCCAGGAGCTCGGAGGAACAATGGGCGTCTGCAGGAGCCCAGGGGAACAATGGCCATACCTGGCCCCGGGGAAGAAAGCGAGTACTTGAAAGAACAGAGAGAGCTCCCAGTTTAACAACATAATTGGCCTGATCTGGAAATCTCTGCTCAGAGATCTGCACCTTGGCTTAGTCACTCAGAGAAACTAGACTTTGCAGGGCTTTTGCTGTAGACTAAGAGCTGTCTGAGGATAATATAGCTCAATAGTGTAATatttattgcagcactggggaacTGATAACAGTTCGGAATGGTGAAGTAGGATGGGGCCATGGAGGATGGTGTTTTACCTACTAATGGGTGGATAATGTTTTCAGCTAAAAAACTTTTCACAGTATTTAAAGCAGCACGATCTTCCTTGTCACTTCTGCCCCCAAACAGGAAGCCT
Coding sequences:
- the ADORA2A gene encoding adenosine receptor A2a isoform X1, translated to MLVHGKEDFLSDVAYIILELVIAVLAILGNILVCWAVYLNSNLQNVTNYFVVSLAAADIAVGVLAIPFAITISTGFCAFFYGCLFIACFVLVLTQSSIFSLLAIAIDRIIAIRIPLRYNGLVTGSRAKGIIAICWVLSFIIGLTPMLGWHNRSQIEELGSNKSSPINCSNSMVACLFEAVVTMEYMVYYNFFACVLLPLLLMFGIYLKIFMAARRQLKQMENKMVHGERSRSTLQKEVHAAKSLAIIVGLFAVCWLPLHIINCFTLFCPNCAHAPLWLMYLAIILSHANSVVNPLIYAYRIREFRYTFRKIISQHILGRKEPFKAGTASSRTSTHGGDAENASIRISEYALEVYTNGEIHRESEKQDLNKCKASLEWHQNGNALDVETNGHLPHSCKNGVLSDACMNRELHSEELIDAQVSYSDLERAAFAAADVS
- the ADORA2A gene encoding adenosine receptor A2a isoform X2; the protein is MIQTAHILIFFLFLISGCLKNVSNNWKVTSATKDGTFSPHPLMPGKASSLLLRGQERYNGLVTGSRAKGIIAICWVLSFIIGLTPMLGWHNRSQIEELGSNKSSPINCSNSMVACLFEAVVTMEYMVYYNFFACVLLPLLLMFGIYLKIFMAARRQLKQMENKMVHGERSRSTLQKEVHAAKSLAIIVGLFAVCWLPLHIINCFTLFCPNCAHAPLWLMYLAIILSHANSVVNPLIYAYRIREFRYTFRKIISQHILGRKEPFKAGTASSRTSTHGGDAENASIRISEYALEVYTNGEIHRESEKQDLNKCKASLEWHQNGNALDVETNGHLPHSCKNGVLSDACMNRELHSEELIDAQVSYSDLERAAFAAADVS